A single genomic interval of Cyanobacteria bacterium GSL.Bin1 harbors:
- the argJ gene encoding bifunctional ornithine acetyltransferase/N-acetylglutamate synthase — translation MNDYQVIPGGVTAPKGFQAAGITAGLKASGQPDLALIVSETSAIAAGVFTTSQVRAACVDYCRQQLQKKGSARALLCNSGQANAATGEQGWQDALETAQLLGQALKIEPDEILLASTGVIGQRMKMSAFRDGISPLVAALSETGSDDAAQAILTTDLVTKSIALETTIANRPVRIGGIAKGSGMIHPNMATLLAFITCDAAVATPLWQEMVQRSAQRSFNQITVDGDTSTNDALIALANGQSRTPAITEKGKAAEELEAMLTSVCQHLAKAIARDGEGATCLIEVQVTGAPDESAAQQVAKTIAGSSLVKSAIFGRDPNWGRIAAAAGRAGVLFEQDHLKIKLGNFLLLEKGQPVNFDQAAASDYLKQAANGAYLKEDTVLIQVDLGAGEATGQAWGCDLSYDYVRINAEYTT, via the coding sequence ATGAACGATTATCAAGTGATCCCCGGTGGAGTAACTGCGCCCAAGGGATTCCAAGCAGCAGGGATTACAGCCGGTTTAAAAGCGTCTGGACAGCCAGATCTCGCTTTAATTGTATCTGAAACCAGCGCGATCGCGGCTGGCGTTTTTACCACTTCCCAAGTGCGAGCCGCTTGTGTGGATTATTGTCGGCAACAACTGCAAAAAAAAGGCTCAGCACGGGCACTTCTCTGTAATTCTGGACAAGCCAATGCCGCAACCGGCGAACAAGGTTGGCAAGATGCCCTAGAAACGGCTCAGTTATTGGGGCAAGCCCTGAAAATTGAGCCGGATGAAATCTTGCTTGCTTCCACAGGTGTCATTGGTCAACGGATGAAGATGTCTGCTTTTCGGGACGGCATTTCCCCCTTAGTAGCCGCCTTATCAGAAACGGGCAGTGATGATGCAGCGCAAGCGATTCTCACCACTGACTTAGTGACCAAATCAATCGCGCTGGAAACCACGATTGCGAATCGTCCGGTCCGGATTGGGGGAATTGCTAAAGGGTCAGGGATGATTCATCCGAATATGGCAACCCTGTTAGCGTTTATCACTTGTGATGCTGCAGTTGCCACCCCCCTCTGGCAAGAAATGGTACAACGGTCAGCCCAGCGCAGTTTTAATCAGATTACCGTTGATGGCGATACTAGTACCAATGATGCTTTGATTGCTCTGGCGAATGGTCAGTCTCGCACCCCAGCCATTACAGAAAAAGGGAAAGCTGCCGAGGAACTCGAAGCAATGCTGACTAGCGTTTGTCAACACTTAGCTAAAGCGATTGCTCGGGATGGAGAAGGCGCAACTTGTTTAATTGAGGTTCAAGTTACCGGTGCCCCTGATGAAAGTGCAGCGCAGCAGGTGGCAAAAACCATTGCGGGGTCTTCTCTGGTGAAATCAGCTATTTTTGGGCGCGATCCCAACTGGGGAAGAATTGCCGCAGCAGCCGGACGCGCAGGGGTTCTTTTTGAACAAGACCATTTAAAGATTAAGCTCGGAAATTTCTTGCTTCTCGAAAAAGGTCAACCCGTAAACTTTGATCAAGCAGCAGCGAGTGATTATCTCAAACAAGCCGCAAATGGAGCCTACTTAAAAGAAGATACAGTTCTCATTCAGGTTGATTTGGGGGCGGGAGAAGCAACAGGTCAAGCCTGGGGGTGCGATCTCAGTTATGACTATGTCCGCATTAATGCTGAATATACCACTTAG
- a CDS encoding Uma2 family endonuclease → MYSATESSLKAFLAQPNIEASPAWELINGRTIQKPMPTLFHSRLQHNLVNYINLHTEELEAIQELRCIIPPYSPVPDIAVIACSRLPEEDGPFSGAPDWLIEIRSPDQSTLDLQSKILHCLNHGTQLAWLIDINRQQIWVWQGDDLPSIYSEAQLLPTLGNLPELRVQDVMAMTQRS, encoded by the coding sequence ATGTACTCAGCAACAGAAAGTTCCCTGAAAGCATTTCTAGCGCAACCCAATATCGAAGCATCTCCCGCTTGGGAATTAATTAATGGGCGGACGATACAAAAACCCATGCCCACTTTATTCCACTCTCGACTCCAACATAATTTGGTCAACTACATTAATCTGCATACCGAGGAATTGGAGGCAATTCAAGAACTACGGTGTATCATTCCTCCTTATTCGCCAGTTCCAGATATTGCGGTTATTGCCTGTTCAAGACTGCCAGAAGAAGATGGACCTTTTTCCGGTGCGCCAGACTGGTTGATTGAGATTCGTTCTCCTGATCAAAGCACTCTTGATTTGCAGAGTAAAATTCTCCACTGTCTTAACCATGGCACTCAACTGGCTTGGTTGATTGATATCAATCGCCAGCAAATCTGGGTTTGGCAAGGGGATGATTTACCCTCGATCTATTCTGAAGCACAGCTTCTCCCCACCTTGGGCAATTTACCCGAATTGAGGGTGCAAGATGTCATGGCAATGACACAGCGCTCCTAA